The following proteins are co-located in the Methanofastidiosum sp. genome:
- a CDS encoding methyltransferase domain-containing protein gives MGNLKAEMFNRKASNPKSKPLEVIEILSIKEGESILDIGSGGGFFSLLFAEKVGKNGMVYASDTNKEFLDYIEETKSSRGISNIKTVYISKEIPEISGGSIDLIFMRNVYHHLKDRVEYFSEIKKVLKPRGRVAIIDYIGNKGFSFHRMMGHSTSKETMVEDLENSGFKLIKDANILPEQNFLIFRLK, from the coding sequence TTGGGGAATCTTAAAGCAGAGATGTTTAATAGAAAGGCTTCAAATCCTAAATCCAAGCCTCTTGAAGTAATTGAGATTCTATCAATAAAAGAAGGAGAAAGTATACTGGACATAGGCTCAGGTGGTGGTTTTTTTAGTTTGCTTTTTGCTGAAAAAGTTGGAAAAAATGGGATGGTGTATGCATCTGACACGAACAAAGAGTTTTTAGATTATATTGAAGAAACTAAATCTTCCCGAGGCATTTCAAACATTAAAACAGTTTACATATCTAAAGAAATTCCTGAGATAAGTGGGGGTAGCATAGACCTTATTTTCATGCGAAATGTCTACCATCATTTGAAAGATCGCGTGGAATATTTTTCAGAGATAAAAAAGGTGTTAAAGCCTAGAGGAAGAGTTGCTATAATCGATTATATTGGGAACAAAGGCTTTAGCTTTCATCGGATGATGGGGCATTCAACTAGTAAAGAAACTATGGTAGAGGATCTTGAAAACTCAGGATTTAAATTAATCAAAGATGCAAATATACTTCCAGAACAGAACTTCCTGATATTCCGGCTAAAATAA